GAGCCTCCTGAAGCGCTGCACTCTAGCACTGTTTTTGTGTACAGTGACCCTTCCATGCCGAACGTCCACATTCCCATTCAGGCCATCAAGGGCCGGGGCATCAGCCACCAACAGCCGCACCGCTTTCTACGGGACGAGCGCGCGGCGTTCGACGATGGCTGGGGTGCGCTGGACGCCGCGGCGCAGTCGCGCGACGAAGCCGCGCCGCCGGCCACCGAGGTGAGCTGGGAGGACTGCAAGAGCGCGATCACGAAAAACGATTCGCCCGACGTGGGCTTTGCGCTGGGCCTCAACCCCTACCGGGGCTGCGAACACGGCTGCGTGTATTGCTATGCGCGGCCCACGCACAGCTACCTCAATCTCTCGCCGGGGCTGGATTTCGAGACGAAGCTCATCGCCAAGCGCAACCTCGCGGCGGTGCTGCGGCGCGAGCTGGCCAGCCCGCGCCACGTGCCCGGCCTGCTGGCGATCGGCACCGTGACCGACGCCTACCAGCCGATCGAACGCGAACTCAAGCTCACCCGCGAGGCGCTGCAGGTGCTGGCGCAGGCGCAACACCCGCTGGCCATCGTCACCAAGGGCAGCGGCGTGGAGCGCGACGTCGACATCCTCGCGCCCATGGCCGCGCAGGGCTTGGCGGCGGTCTACGTCACCATCACCACGCTCGACCCCAAGCTCGCGCGCATTCTGGAGCCGCGTGCCGCCGCGCCGCACCGGCGTCTGCGCATTCTGCGCACGCTGAGCGAGGCGGGCATCCCGGTGGGCGTGAGCGTGGCGCCGCAGATTCCGTTCATCACCGAAGACATGGAGCAGGTGCTCGAAGCCGCGTGGGACGCGGGCGCGCGCCGTGCCTTCTACACCGTGCTGCGCCTGCCGTGGGAGTTGAGCCCCATGTTCCGTCAGTGGCTCGATCAGCACTACCCCGAGCGCGCGATGCGTGTGATGGCGCGCGTACAGGAGATGCGCGGCGGCAAGGACTACGACGCCGACTTCGCGCAGCGCATGCGCGGCAGCGGCATCTGGGCCGAGCTGATCCGCCAGCGTTTTGACAAGACTTGCACGCGCCTGGGTTTCAACCAGGAGCGCACGCCCTTGAAGACCGAGCTGTTCCGGCCGCAGGCCTTGCGCGCGCAGCAGGAATTGTTTTGACTCAGTCCGGGATCAGTTCGGGAGCGGCGGCCAGGTACTCGGTGGCGCGGCGCTTGGCGCGGATGTCGTCGTAGACGCGCTGGGCCTGGGCCGGCGTCATGTTCAGCGCGAATGCCAGCTCTTCGGCCGAGCGCTCGTGCTCCAGCGCCCACAACGCGAGGTCCATCTGCGCATAGGGCAGCGCGAAGTAGAACTCGTCCTGGCCTTGCGGCAGGGTGTAGGTGTCGGTGGTGGGCACGGCGCTGCAGATAGCCTCGGGCAGTTGAAGGTGGCGCGCCATGGCGTAGACCTGCGTCTTGTAGAGGTGCGCGATGGGTTTTAGGTCGGCCGAACCGTCGCCGTTCTTCACGAAGAAACCCTGGTCGTACTCAAGCCGGTTGGGCGTGCCGACCACCGCGTAATTGAGCCGGTCCGCGTGGTAGTAGTCCATGGTCTTGCGCACGCGCTGCTTGAAGTTCGTGGCGGCCACGATCTGCAGGTATTCGCGCAACGGCAGGCGCACGCTCTGCTGTTCGCCATCCGGTGACTGCACCACCAGCTTGAAGAAGTTGATGCCGCCCTCGACGCCACCGGCGATCACGATCTTGTTCTTCCAGCCGTCGCCGTAGGCGGGCACCACGCGGCGAATGGCCTCGTCGCGCTGTTGGTAGCAGCCCAGGGCTTCGAGCGCGGGCGCGATGTCGTGCACCTGGAACTCGATGCCCAGGTGCTCGGCGAGCTGACGGCCGCGCTCGGTGCTGAAGCCGCTGGAGTCGCGCTCGGGCAGCAGCAGGCCAAAAACCTTCTTCGCGCCCAGCGCACGCACCGAGAGGGCCGCGCACACCGAGCTGTCGATGCCGCCGCTGATCGCCACCACCAGGCCGCGCCGGCGCAGCTTCTGGGTGAGTACCTGCGGAATCCATTGCGCGATGCGCTGCACTTCGGCTTCGCAGTCGAGCGCGAGCGATTCGGGCCCCAGCGGCACCGCGCCCATCACAAGGCCCCTTGCTTGCGCTGCACAAAGGCCTCGATGGCGTTGAGAGAGTCGAGGTTCTCGGGGACCATTTCGTCGTCGCCGATCTTCATGCCATAGGCTTCTTCCAAATGCGCCACCAGTTCCAGGAATCCAGTGGAATCCAGCACCTGGTGCTCAAGGAACGAGTCGTCGTCGCTGGGCGGCACGGCGCCTGCGCCCAGCAGAAAGTTGTCTTCGATGTAGCGCCGTACGTCGGCCTTGATGCTGCTCATGGGAATGTGTCGGAGTGGTGGGTTGAAGGAAAGTCAGGTCAGATCGCGGCGCCGCAGCTTGCCCGATTCGGTCTGCGGCAGTGCGTCGACGAAGACCACGGTCTTGGGTGCCATCCAGCTTTCCAGCCGGGCCAGGCAATGGCGGATGACGTCGCGCTCGGTGAGTGTGGCGCCCTCGCGCGCGCGCACAAAGGCTTTCACGGCCAGCCCGAGGCGTTCGTCGGGCATGTGGGTCACGGCGGCCTCGCGCACGGCGGGCAGTTCGCAGATGGCGTTCTCCACTTCGAGCGGGTAGACCTTTTCGCCTCGCGACTTGAACATGTCGTCGGTGCGGCCCACGCAGTAGAGCCAGCCTTCGGCGTCGCTGCGGAAGAGGTCGCCGGTGCGCAGGGTGTGTTCGCCAGCTCCCGGGCCGGGCGTGATGCGGGTGGAGAGGCCGGCCGGAGCGTTCCAGTAGCCCGGGCTTACGTGCGCGCCGCACAGCACCAGTTCGCCGGTGCTGCCCGCAGGCAGGCGCTGGCCCTGCTCGTCTTCCAGCCAGTGCTGCTGGTGCGCCAGGCCTCGCCCGACGCTCTCGGGCCGTGTGTCGACTTCCTCGTGCGGCAGGTAGCTCGCGCGCATGCATTCGGTGAGGCCGTACATAAGCAGCAGGCGCGCCTGCGGCAGGCGCTGGCGCAGCAGCGCCGTGTGCGCGGCGGGCAGACCGGCCGCGGCGTTGGTGATGAGGCGCAGCGCGCTCAGGTCATGCGCGGCCATGTCCAGCGCCAGCAGGCTGGCCCAGAGCGTGGGCACGCCCGGAAACACGGTGACGCGCCGCGCCGCCAGGTTCTGCAGCAGCCGCACGGGGAAGGCCGCCGAGTTGTCCAGCACCAGCGTGGCACCGATGCCCAGCCCCATGACCACGTGGGACAGGCCATAGCTGAAGGCGGGCGGCAGCGCCAGGCCGATCACGTCCTCGGGCTGCAGATGCAGGTAGGCCTGCACGGCGCGCCAGGCCGCCACCATGTTGCCGTGGGTGAGCATCACCCCCTTGGGCAGCCCGGTGGTGCCCGAGGTGTAGAGCAAGGTGGCCAGGTCACCTGGGCTGCCCGGACCGGTGCCGAAGCGGGCCGTGGCGCTGGGGGTGGGCCAGCCAGGGGTGCCGATGTCGCCCTGCACCCAGACCCGGGGGGCGTTCTGCAGACCGGTCAGCGCGGCTTTCCAGGCGGTGGCCAGCGAGACCTGGGTGAGCAGGGCCCGCGCGCCGGTGTCCCCCAGCACGTGAGCGAGCTTGGCGGCCTTGGTCTGCGCGCCCAGCGGCACCACCACCGCCCCCAGGCGCCACACCGCGTGCAGACTGGCGACGTAATCCACCCCGCTGTCGAGCAGCAGCACCACGCGGTCACCGCGCCCGATGCCGGCGGCGTGCAGCGCGTTGGCGATGCCATTCGCGCGTTCGCCGAGTTCGCGGTAGCTGCACGAGCGCTCGCCCACGACGACGGCGTTCCTCTCGGGCACGTCGAGGCAGCGCGCGTCGAACGCGCTGTGCACGAAGGGTCCGGGCAGGAAGGCCAGGCTCACGCGTTCTCCAGCACGGGGGTGGCAGGCTTGACGAATTGCGCGTGCAGCAGCATGGTGGAAAGCACGCCCACGAAGGCCATGTTGTCGGCAAATCCGGTGGCGCGGCCGGTGGCGCACTTGGCACTGAGCCGCGCCACGGCGGGCGCATCGAACAGGCCGGCGTCGCGCACGCGGGTGTCGCTGAGCAGTTCGGCCACCCAGGGCAGCGGCTGGCCGTTGTGGAAGAAGCTGGCGCTGTCGGGCGAGCGGTAGGGCTGCTTGGTGCGGCGGCCGATCTGCGGCGGCAGCTCGTGCGCGAAGGCCTTGCGCAGCAGCAGCTTTTCGCTGAGACCGCGCATTTTCAGGCGCGGGGGCAGGCGGGCGGCGAACGCGATCACGCGGGGGTCGAGGAAGGGGTAGCGCCCCTCGATGGAGGCGGCCATGGCCATGCGGTCGCCTTGCGCGGCCAGCAGGTAGCCGCTCATGAGCGTGTGCGCTTCGACGTACTGGTCGCGCGCCATCGGCAGCCATTGGTCGAAGCGCTCGGGCAACTGCGCGCGCAGTTGCCCTGCCGGGTCGTGCCGCGCGAGCGCCTGCTGGCGCTCGGGGGTGAAGAAGGCCCAGGCGCGCCGCGTGCTGGACAGCCGGGTCTGGTGCGCGAAGACCGCGTCGTGGCCCGGCACGCGGCTGTCGGTGAAGAAGCGTTGCGACAGCGCGTTGGCGCCACCGGGCGATCGCGCCAGCCAGGGGTAGAGCCGCTCGACGATGCGGGCGCGCCTGGGCGAGTCGGGGCGCTGCGCGACGAAGCGGCGGATCTTCGCTTCCTTGAACAGGTCGTAGCCGCCGAAGACTTCGTCGGCCCCTTCGCCGGTGAGCACCACCTTGTAGCCGGCGGCGCGCACGCTGTCGGCCAGGCGCAGCATGGGCGTGGGGGCGGTGCGCACCAGCGGCGTTTCGGCGTGCCATACGGTGCGAGCGAACGCGGTGGCGATGTCGTGGCGGCTGCAGCCGATGGAGGAGTGCTGCGTATCCAGATGCCGCACCATGCGCTGCTGGTGTTCGCTTTCGTCGAATTCCGGGTCGTCGAAGGTGAGCGAGAAGCTGCGCAGCGGCGCGTCGGTGTGGCGGCGGATGATGGTGGTGAGGATGGACGAGTCCAGGCCACCGCTGAGGTAGGCGCCCACTGGTACGTCGGCCCGCAGCTGCAGGCGGACCGCGTCCACCAACAGGGCGTGCAATTCATCGGCCAGGGCGTCTTCGTCCACCGGCGTGAAGGGGTCGGTGAGCGGGAAATCCCAGTCCCACCAGCGCGTGAGGGTCTGGCCCCGGGCATCGATGGCGAAGCAGTGGCCGGGCGGCAGGCAGTGGATGCCTTCGAACGCGGTGTGCGGCGCCAGCGGTGCCCACCAGCCGAAGGTGGCGGCCAGTCCCGCGCTGTCCAGCGCCCGGGGCACCTCGGGCAGCGCGAACAGGGCCTTGGCTTCGGAGGCGAATGCCAGGCGCTGGCCCACACGGGTCCAGAACAGCGGTCGTATGCCCACGCCGTCGCGTGCCAGCAGCAGGCGCTGTCGCCGCGCGTCCCACAGGCCGAGGGCGAACTGGCCGTTGAGGCGCGAGAGGAAGGCATCGCCCCAGGCCTGGTAGGCCTGCAGCAGCACCTCGGTGTCG
The sequence above is a segment of the Hydrogenophaga sp. BPS33 genome. Coding sequences within it:
- a CDS encoding PA0069 family radical SAM protein; translation: MPNVHIPIQAIKGRGISHQQPHRFLRDERAAFDDGWGALDAAAQSRDEAAPPATEVSWEDCKSAITKNDSPDVGFALGLNPYRGCEHGCVYCYARPTHSYLNLSPGLDFETKLIAKRNLAAVLRRELASPRHVPGLLAIGTVTDAYQPIERELKLTREALQVLAQAQHPLAIVTKGSGVERDVDILAPMAAQGLAAVYVTITTLDPKLARILEPRAAAPHRRLRILRTLSEAGIPVGVSVAPQIPFITEDMEQVLEAAWDAGARRAFYTVLRLPWELSPMFRQWLDQHYPERAMRVMARVQEMRGGKDYDADFAQRMRGSGIWAELIRQRFDKTCTRLGFNQERTPLKTELFRPQALRAQQELF
- the nadE gene encoding NAD(+) synthase, whose translation is MGAVPLGPESLALDCEAEVQRIAQWIPQVLTQKLRRRGLVVAISGGIDSSVCAALSVRALGAKKVFGLLLPERDSSGFSTERGRQLAEHLGIEFQVHDIAPALEALGCYQQRDEAIRRVVPAYGDGWKNKIVIAGGVEGGINFFKLVVQSPDGEQQSVRLPLREYLQIVAATNFKQRVRKTMDYYHADRLNYAVVGTPNRLEYDQGFFVKNGDGSADLKPIAHLYKTQVYAMARHLQLPEAICSAVPTTDTYTLPQGQDEFYFALPYAQMDLALWALEHERSAEELAFALNMTPAQAQRVYDDIRAKRRATEYLAAAPELIPD
- a CDS encoding acyl carrier protein, with protein sequence MSSIKADVRRYIEDNFLLGAGAVPPSDDDSFLEHQVLDSTGFLELVAHLEEAYGMKIGDDEMVPENLDSLNAIEAFVQRKQGAL
- a CDS encoding class I adenylate-forming enzyme family protein, which encodes MSLAFLPGPFVHSAFDARCLDVPERNAVVVGERSCSYRELGERANGIANALHAAGIGRGDRVVLLLDSGVDYVASLHAVWRLGAVVVPLGAQTKAAKLAHVLGDTGARALLTQVSLATAWKAALTGLQNAPRVWVQGDIGTPGWPTPSATARFGTGPGSPGDLATLLYTSGTTGLPKGVMLTHGNMVAAWRAVQAYLHLQPEDVIGLALPPAFSYGLSHVVMGLGIGATLVLDNSAAFPVRLLQNLAARRVTVFPGVPTLWASLLALDMAAHDLSALRLITNAAAGLPAAHTALLRQRLPQARLLLMYGLTECMRASYLPHEEVDTRPESVGRGLAHQQHWLEDEQGQRLPAGSTGELVLCGAHVSPGYWNAPAGLSTRITPGPGAGEHTLRTGDLFRSDAEGWLYCVGRTDDMFKSRGEKVYPLEVENAICELPAVREAAVTHMPDERLGLAVKAFVRAREGATLTERDVIRHCLARLESWMAPKTVVFVDALPQTESGKLRRRDLT
- the asnB gene encoding asparagine synthase (glutamine-hydrolyzing), with translation MCGIAGVFDPRRVPERAELDAMIGTLSHRGPDGRGTWIQGPIGLAHARLAIIDPEGGAQPMGSADGQVQLVFNGEIFNYIELRTELRQCGHRFATDSDTEVLLQAYQAWGDAFLSRLNGQFALGLWDARRQRLLLARDGVGIRPLFWTRVGQRLAFASEAKALFALPEVPRALDSAGLAATFGWWAPLAPHTAFEGIHCLPPGHCFAIDARGQTLTRWWDWDFPLTDPFTPVDEDALADELHALLVDAVRLQLRADVPVGAYLSGGLDSSILTTIIRRHTDAPLRSFSLTFDDPEFDESEHQQRMVRHLDTQHSSIGCSRHDIATAFARTVWHAETPLVRTAPTPMLRLADSVRAAGYKVVLTGEGADEVFGGYDLFKEAKIRRFVAQRPDSPRRARIVERLYPWLARSPGGANALSQRFFTDSRVPGHDAVFAHQTRLSSTRRAWAFFTPERQQALARHDPAGQLRAQLPERFDQWLPMARDQYVEAHTLMSGYLLAAQGDRMAMAASIEGRYPFLDPRVIAFAARLPPRLKMRGLSEKLLLRKAFAHELPPQIGRRTKQPYRSPDSASFFHNGQPLPWVAELLSDTRVRDAGLFDAPAVARLSAKCATGRATGFADNMAFVGVLSTMLLHAQFVKPATPVLENA